From Gimesia panareensis, the proteins below share one genomic window:
- a CDS encoding TetR/AcrR family transcriptional regulator, whose amino-acid sequence MNKTPRASQARKRILETAEKLFYAEGIRAVGIDRVIAEAGVAKMTLYNHFPSKDDLVLAVLKYREEQFDLYLKQRMMEHQSEGMKPLRAFFAALKDWFECPDYRGCAFINTTSELADSNPAATDFCADHKRRFKQQLTEIIVESEGSQAKVVAPAISVLVEGAIVTSVSEGSSEAATIAEEAAFQLIAGVQS is encoded by the coding sequence ATGAATAAGACACCCAGAGCATCCCAAGCCCGCAAACGTATCCTCGAAACAGCCGAGAAGCTGTTTTATGCGGAAGGGATTCGCGCGGTCGGGATCGACCGGGTGATCGCAGAGGCGGGGGTCGCCAAGATGACGCTGTATAACCATTTTCCCTCCAAGGACGATCTCGTCCTGGCGGTCCTCAAATATCGGGAGGAACAATTTGATCTGTATCTGAAACAACGAATGATGGAGCATCAGTCCGAAGGGATGAAGCCGCTCAGAGCCTTTTTCGCTGCCCTGAAAGACTGGTTTGAGTGCCCTGACTACCGGGGTTGCGCCTTTATCAACACCACTTCGGAACTGGCCGACTCGAACCCGGCAGCCACGGATTTCTGTGCCGACCACAAACGCCGTTTCAAGCAGCAGTTGACGGAGATCATCGTTGAGTCCGAAGGTTCCCAGGCGAAAGTAGTCGCACCGGCGATCTCCGTCCTCGTGGAAGGGGCCATCGTCACTTCGGTCAGCGAAGGCAGTTCAGAAGCAGCTACCATCGCTGAAGAGGCTGCGTTTCAACTGATTGCCGGCGTTCAATCGTAG
- a CDS encoding SEC-C metal-binding domain-containing protein, with amino-acid sequence MSKRRTGFPSETQVKRGVRIVHGDKLLEEKLGRNDLCPCGSGKRFKKCCLTRGCF; translated from the coding sequence ATGAGCAAACGCCGCACAGGCTTCCCGTCTGAAACACAAGTCAAACGGGGCGTCCGTATCGTGCATGGCGACAAGCTGCTCGAAGAAAAACTCGGCCGCAACGATCTATGCCCCTGCGGCTCCGGCAAGCGCTTCAAAAAGTGCTGCCTCACGCGGGGCTGCTTTTGA
- a CDS encoding right-handed parallel beta-helix repeat-containing protein has protein sequence MNARVTSRLLALLFLTVAGLSTPALSYGQDPEWLQEEDYLYRAYFDFTGSAGGYRDVGQGLLFVPLAQDEESLFFADLRGNIFNDSSAEGNFGLAYRKMVNDEWIAGMYGFYDVRRSNYNNMFRQGSFGLELMSIEWDFRVNGYIPGQGPQRVDSLSTAYLSGNNVVMRAGEERAYWGTDFEVGRLLKTFYQMKVDAELRGYVGGYYFDNNAPNFNKMTGPRARVEFRMFDLPFLGNGSRVVLAGQYQHDDLRGSQGEGLLTVRIPLPGNGDSRKLTRFQRRMVNPIQRDIDIVLNQAQAPEECAKLQLNGQELKNITFIDANTPNAEAVFNAAGSNSVVLFDGSAGTIHTATGFVFNNGQLALAGGTDVNVVGCASGAVTTFHYGGKPLVQGDNMINDVFTLADNASIVGLNVTGGLNGIYGNNLSGFYITGNTVSNAFEDGVHLDGDTNGTITNNTFFGNGVITYEDGLNIEHLTGGTISGNTSRGNGYGYYFERVSGGTISNNVAELNMVDGFDFDDFDGGTLTGNTAQYNGEDGFYFYNQITGGEISNNIARENYNFGFDIDADADVDGVTFSGNQALENDYAGFAFFGHVNGGTFSNNIANGNDAGFYFDQDVDGAVITGNVANNNNLNGFWFDDKVTNTTFTGNSASQNKGNGIKFGDTVGVGTLISNNKALNNLDDGFDFEDLNGGTIMNNLAQGNQEDGFDFDNVIVSGIFSNNTSIGNAANGYDFVAPISGGTLDGNTAQSNAGNGFSIGIFSGGNTASFSNNTAIDNVFKGYDIQTGAPQTGTGTNTGYGNATDSNY, from the coding sequence ATGAACGCTAGAGTAACCTCCCGGCTTCTAGCCCTGCTGTTCCTGACAGTAGCAGGTCTGTCTACACCTGCACTTTCTTACGGTCAGGACCCGGAATGGCTCCAGGAAGAAGATTATCTGTATCGCGCCTACTTTGACTTTACGGGTTCTGCCGGAGGTTATCGTGATGTAGGACAGGGCCTGCTGTTTGTTCCTCTTGCCCAGGATGAAGAAAGCCTGTTCTTCGCTGATCTGCGCGGGAATATCTTCAACGATTCTTCGGCTGAAGGAAATTTCGGCCTGGCATACCGCAAGATGGTCAACGATGAGTGGATTGCCGGCATGTACGGTTTCTACGATGTCCGCCGCAGCAATTATAATAATATGTTCCGGCAGGGAAGCTTCGGCCTGGAGCTGATGAGCATCGAATGGGATTTCCGGGTCAACGGGTATATTCCCGGGCAGGGGCCCCAACGCGTTGATTCGCTGTCGACCGCTTACCTGAGCGGAAATAATGTCGTGATGCGGGCTGGAGAAGAACGGGCCTACTGGGGAACCGATTTTGAAGTCGGGCGGCTGCTGAAGACCTTCTACCAGATGAAAGTCGATGCGGAACTGCGTGGTTATGTGGGCGGTTACTATTTTGATAATAACGCGCCTAACTTCAATAAGATGACCGGTCCCCGGGCCCGCGTGGAATTCCGTATGTTTGATCTGCCGTTCCTGGGCAATGGTTCGCGTGTCGTCCTAGCAGGACAGTACCAGCATGACGATCTGCGGGGCTCCCAGGGAGAGGGGCTGCTGACAGTACGAATTCCGCTGCCCGGCAATGGGGACAGCCGGAAGCTGACCCGCTTTCAACGCCGGATGGTTAACCCGATTCAGCGTGATATCGACATCGTGTTAAATCAGGCCCAGGCACCGGAAGAATGTGCAAAGCTGCAGTTGAACGGCCAGGAACTGAAGAATATTACCTTCATCGATGCGAACACCCCGAATGCCGAGGCGGTCTTCAATGCCGCAGGCTCCAACAGTGTGGTGCTGTTTGACGGGAGTGCCGGTACCATCCATACCGCGACCGGCTTTGTCTTCAACAACGGGCAACTGGCTCTGGCCGGGGGCACCGATGTGAATGTCGTCGGCTGTGCATCCGGTGCGGTCACGACCTTCCATTATGGAGGGAAGCCACTCGTGCAGGGAGACAATATGATTAATGATGTCTTTACCCTGGCGGACAATGCCAGCATCGTGGGGTTGAACGTGACCGGTGGTCTGAATGGCATTTACGGTAATAACCTGAGTGGTTTTTACATCACTGGGAATACTGTCAGTAACGCTTTCGAGGATGGCGTACACCTGGATGGCGACACAAATGGTACGATTACCAATAACACCTTTTTCGGGAATGGTGTCATTACCTATGAAGACGGTCTGAACATAGAACATCTCACCGGCGGTACCATTTCGGGTAATACCTCCCGTGGAAACGGATATGGATATTACTTCGAGCGGGTCAGCGGGGGGACGATCAGCAACAACGTTGCCGAGTTGAACATGGTCGATGGTTTTGATTTCGACGACTTCGATGGCGGGACTCTGACCGGGAATACGGCCCAGTACAACGGTGAAGACGGTTTTTACTTCTATAATCAGATCACCGGAGGCGAGATCTCAAATAACATCGCTCGTGAAAACTACAATTTCGGATTTGACATTGACGCTGACGCTGACGTTGACGGAGTCACTTTCAGCGGCAACCAGGCACTGGAGAATGACTACGCCGGTTTTGCTTTCTTTGGTCATGTCAATGGCGGAACGTTCTCTAACAACATAGCAAATGGGAACGACGCCGGGTTCTACTTTGATCAAGATGTTGACGGAGCCGTTATCACTGGGAACGTGGCTAACAATAATAACCTGAATGGTTTCTGGTTTGATGACAAAGTCACCAACACGACCTTCACGGGGAACAGCGCCAGCCAGAACAAGGGTAACGGGATCAAGTTTGGTGACACGGTCGGTGTGGGGACGCTGATCAGTAATAACAAAGCCCTGAACAACCTGGATGACGGGTTTGACTTCGAAGATCTGAACGGCGGGACGATCATGAACAACCTGGCGCAGGGTAACCAGGAAGATGGTTTTGACTTTGATAACGTGATCGTCAGCGGTATCTTCAGCAACAATACTTCGATCGGCAATGCCGCGAACGGTTATGATTTTGTCGCACCAATTTCCGGTGGAACGCTGGACGGGAACACTGCCCAGAGCAATGCGGGGAACGGTTTCTCGATCGGCATTTTCTCGGGAGGCAACACTGCATCGTTCTCGAACAACACTGCGATCGACAATGTGTTTAAGGGCTACGATATCCAGACCGGTGCACCACAGACTGGTACTGGAACCAATACCGGCTATGGAAACGCCACCGACAGTAACTACTGA
- a CDS encoding carboxymuconolactone decarboxylase family protein: protein MPRLTALTNEAATAKVQTLLAGVQQKLGMTPNLMRTMAHSPAVLESYLQFSGLLKQGALTDQHREQISLTVAEANECGYCLAAHSTLGKMAGLTPEQIRENRSGSDADPQAAALLKFAQSIVHKRGQVADQDLQDVRAAGFSDEQVAEIAANVALNIFTNYFNNIAQTEIDFPEVEPLCAGAGASCSH from the coding sequence ATGCCACGTTTAACCGCCCTCACCAATGAAGCCGCCACTGCTAAAGTCCAGACTTTACTCGCTGGTGTTCAACAGAAGCTGGGGATGACTCCCAATCTGATGAGAACCATGGCACACTCCCCTGCCGTCCTGGAGTCTTATCTACAGTTCAGCGGACTCCTGAAACAGGGGGCCCTGACGGATCAGCACCGGGAACAGATTTCCTTAACGGTCGCGGAAGCCAACGAGTGTGGCTACTGCCTGGCCGCCCACAGTACTCTCGGAAAAATGGCCGGTCTGACTCCGGAACAGATCCGGGAAAACCGGTCTGGCTCAGACGCCGATCCACAGGCGGCTGCCCTGTTGAAGTTCGCTCAGTCGATCGTCCACAAACGGGGACAGGTCGCCGATCAGGATCTGCAGGACGTGCGTGCAGCCGGTTTCAGCGATGAACAGGTCGCTGAGATCGCCGCCAACGTGGCGCTCAACATCTTTACCAACTACTTCAACAACATCGCCCAGACCGAAATCGACTTCCCGGAAGTCGAACCGCTTTGCGCGGGAGCCGGTGCAAGCTGCAGCCATTGA
- a CDS encoding PcfJ domain-containing protein, which translates to MSHRKGTSTKQAADPELLAHLQSLNLKTIAEYRQWCVDNGFRTGLRKSRRQRREELLYFRRRLAVNCLRQRKQQRSMVEKLDAVCTIDAELSSITDPTLRNISELYVFQSARLNRPGIVRTSFLKLISHLYRHQSKLLDDDEEMFQWGNYAAALVSIATKARSWIRPIETWRPRGRNRRQQLTSLLRHLFVQYQMPLFFDSVWLMYSSPKFEICRDWYLDVGRGENIRHCHLPIPYTKKMAHYFMQAPRDLFLFQALRWGQIRGLGGDVNLARAILSTRLATGFSRDEFWTSVILWLVHRPQLDRSQIKLLVDYCIFQRYGVLPEEYDDESAPVNEYCVKGRTAQSLTRDAAEWYQEQENQKRIPEYVWEPSGIPGFDYRDEDQENQIGKRWVIRELLNSYELNTEGKQMNHCVGTYASICAGGECSIWSMQIEVQQGFKKAITIEVHQEDKLICEVRGKANRLPNRRERNVLRCWAETAGLKLSRYL; encoded by the coding sequence ATGTCCCACAGAAAAGGAACGTCTACAAAACAGGCAGCAGATCCTGAGCTGCTCGCGCATCTTCAGAGTCTCAACCTGAAGACGATCGCGGAGTATCGCCAGTGGTGCGTCGATAATGGATTTCGCACCGGTCTGCGTAAGTCGCGACGGCAGCGTCGTGAGGAACTGCTCTATTTCCGTCGCAGACTGGCAGTCAACTGTCTCCGACAGCGAAAGCAGCAGCGGTCGATGGTCGAGAAGCTGGACGCTGTCTGTACCATCGATGCCGAACTCAGCTCGATTACAGATCCAACGCTGAGAAATATTTCCGAACTGTATGTATTTCAGAGCGCTCGCCTCAATCGACCGGGGATTGTTCGGACCTCATTTCTTAAACTGATCTCTCATCTCTATCGTCATCAGTCAAAGCTGTTAGACGATGATGAAGAGATGTTCCAATGGGGCAATTATGCCGCCGCTCTGGTTTCGATCGCCACTAAAGCACGTAGCTGGATTCGCCCCATCGAAACCTGGCGTCCGCGAGGCAGAAACAGACGACAGCAGCTCACTTCGCTGTTAAGGCATTTATTTGTTCAATATCAGATGCCACTGTTTTTCGATTCCGTCTGGTTGATGTATTCATCGCCGAAGTTCGAAATCTGTCGCGACTGGTATCTCGATGTCGGACGGGGGGAGAATATTCGTCACTGTCATTTGCCGATTCCCTATACGAAAAAAATGGCTCACTATTTCATGCAGGCGCCTCGGGATCTTTTCCTGTTTCAGGCACTGCGCTGGGGACAGATTCGGGGACTGGGAGGTGATGTCAATCTGGCCCGCGCAATTCTTTCAACCAGGCTGGCCACAGGATTCTCCCGGGATGAATTCTGGACTTCTGTCATTCTCTGGTTGGTTCATCGGCCACAACTGGACCGCAGTCAAATCAAGCTGCTCGTAGATTATTGTATCTTTCAGAGATATGGGGTATTGCCGGAAGAGTACGATGACGAATCGGCCCCTGTGAATGAATATTGCGTCAAGGGACGGACTGCTCAATCGCTGACGCGTGATGCTGCTGAATGGTATCAGGAACAGGAAAATCAAAAACGAATTCCAGAGTATGTCTGGGAACCAAGCGGGATTCCCGGGTTTGATTATCGGGATGAGGATCAGGAAAATCAGATCGGGAAACGCTGGGTAATTCGAGAACTGCTCAACAGTTACGAACTGAATACGGAAGGAAAGCAGATGAATCACTGTGTGGGTACTTATGCTTCCATTTGTGCCGGGGGTGAATGTTCGATCTGGTCGATGCAGATCGAGGTTCAACAGGGATTCAAAAAAGCGATTACGATTGAAGTCCATCAGGAGGATAAACTGATCTGTGAGGTACGCGGCAAAGCGAATCGGCTGCCAAATCGACGAGAACGGAACGTACTGCGTTGCTGGGCGGAAACAGCGGGACTGAAGTTATCGCGATATCTTTAA
- a CDS encoding HAD family hydrolase has protein sequence MNYTQPILLILDIDETLLHATVQPLAHSPDCRIGPYAVYLRPYLTEFLEQTSRMFKLALWSSSSPDYVQAIVNQIIPASVSLEFSWSRDRCITRIDPEWQSYYYVKDLRKVKRCGYDLNRTLIVDDTPRKVERNFGNAIYVTPWFGDDRQDNELQRLAAYLPKLCGEPNLRRIEKRNWKNRGY, from the coding sequence GTGAATTACACACAGCCAATTCTGCTCATTCTCGATATTGACGAAACGCTGCTGCATGCCACGGTCCAGCCTTTAGCACACAGTCCAGACTGCCGCATTGGTCCGTATGCGGTTTACCTGCGCCCTTATCTCACTGAATTCCTCGAACAGACCTCCCGGATGTTCAAGCTCGCACTCTGGTCCTCGTCCAGTCCCGATTATGTCCAGGCGATCGTAAATCAGATTATCCCCGCCTCTGTCTCACTCGAATTTTCCTGGAGCCGGGACCGTTGCATTACCCGCATCGATCCGGAGTGGCAGTCGTACTATTACGTCAAAGATTTGCGGAAAGTGAAACGCTGCGGCTACGATCTGAACCGCACGCTGATCGTGGATGACACACCCCGGAAAGTGGAACGCAACTTTGGAAATGCGATCTACGTCACTCCCTGGTTCGGTGATGACAGACAAGATAATGAGTTACAGCGGTTGGCAGCCTATTTACCAAAGTTATGCGGGGAACCGAATCTGCGTCGCATTGAAAAACGGAACTGGAAGAATCGGGGATACTAA
- a CDS encoding AAA family ATPase has product MQAVIFTGIPGAGKSSFYRQMFFATHVRISLDLLKTRARETRFLETCLQTGQQFVVDNTSPSREERAKYLQLARQFGFTINGYYFASRVNPCLQRNAEREPPARVPDVAILSAARRLQRPSLEEGFDQLFYVSLQQGEFLVEEWNDEL; this is encoded by the coding sequence ATGCAAGCCGTCATCTTTACAGGCATTCCGGGAGCCGGAAAAAGTTCGTTTTATCGACAGATGTTTTTCGCAACCCACGTGCGCATCAGCCTGGACCTCTTGAAAACGCGTGCCCGGGAAACACGTTTCCTGGAAACCTGCCTGCAGACCGGCCAGCAATTCGTGGTCGACAATACGAGCCCGAGCCGCGAAGAACGTGCCAAATACTTACAGTTGGCCCGTCAGTTCGGCTTTACCATCAACGGGTATTACTTCGCCTCCCGCGTCAATCCCTGCCTGCAGCGGAATGCAGAACGCGAGCCCCCCGCGCGGGTTCCCGACGTCGCAATCCTGTCTGCAGCCCGACGCTTGCAGCGTCCGTCGCTGGAAGAAGGCTTTGATCAACTGTTTTATGTCAGTCTGCAACAGGGAGAGTTCCTGGTAGAGGAGTGGAACGATGAACTTTGA
- a CDS encoding PcfJ domain-containing protein yields MNSQNQKHHAARCVDALIAHQSVSLRGVRHPFWRLIQVIRARTSLLSPRLGADYATHPSDAKRIILACRRLACHRKQWYQDPEDWNPPEGSSFVQMRSLVQHLLDQYTVPDFMASVWWTDYPDVTGMELYLHLGAGYSIRRFPRLAPFEITKAMAAHFIDVPDDLRWDAAIRWSQVLALGGDARLARILVSQTLLSRQTSDERFWETVIRFLIQYQPISADETRAIVEFILEQRFYPAERIWGIGSGHHPVQPDFSLQGRTLMSLRRHMVHWRTELMEKGIMPPPNVNWLDFAWKRSDIRAFRCKQEGTTWSIEELLTPRQLQMEGKVMQHCVADYISKCIRRKTTIWSMKMQKGNRKNRQLTIEVLPQKKVIFQVSGKCNCEPSETAREILKCWADQESLTFNESI; encoded by the coding sequence ATGAATTCTCAAAACCAAAAACACCACGCCGCCCGTTGCGTGGACGCGCTGATTGCGCACCAGTCTGTCTCATTACGCGGCGTTCGACATCCTTTCTGGCGACTGATCCAGGTGATTCGTGCCAGAACCAGTCTGCTTTCTCCCCGGTTAGGAGCAGATTATGCCACGCATCCATCTGATGCGAAACGCATTATCCTGGCTTGTCGCAGACTGGCCTGCCATCGCAAACAATGGTATCAGGATCCGGAAGACTGGAACCCTCCAGAGGGCAGCAGTTTCGTGCAGATGCGATCGCTGGTACAACATCTGCTGGATCAGTACACCGTGCCTGACTTTATGGCGTCGGTCTGGTGGACCGATTACCCTGATGTCACCGGAATGGAACTCTATCTCCATCTGGGAGCGGGTTACAGTATTCGTCGATTTCCCAGACTTGCTCCCTTCGAAATCACGAAGGCGATGGCAGCACATTTCATTGATGTCCCGGATGACCTGCGCTGGGATGCTGCGATTCGCTGGTCCCAGGTTCTGGCACTGGGGGGAGACGCGCGGCTGGCACGGATTCTGGTTTCCCAAACATTACTTTCACGACAGACGTCTGACGAGCGTTTCTGGGAGACAGTCATCCGCTTCCTGATCCAGTATCAACCGATCTCAGCAGACGAAACCAGAGCGATTGTCGAGTTTATCCTGGAACAGCGGTTTTATCCCGCTGAAAGAATCTGGGGGATCGGCTCCGGTCATCATCCGGTTCAACCTGATTTCAGCTTGCAGGGACGGACGCTGATGTCGCTCCGGCGGCATATGGTTCATTGGAGGACTGAATTAATGGAGAAAGGCATCATGCCGCCACCCAATGTCAATTGGCTCGACTTTGCCTGGAAACGGAGTGATATCAGAGCATTTCGTTGTAAGCAGGAGGGTACAACCTGGAGCATCGAAGAACTGTTAACACCCCGCCAACTGCAGATGGAAGGAAAAGTCATGCAGCATTGTGTGGCGGACTACATCTCAAAATGTATCAGACGGAAGACGACCATCTGGTCGATGAAAATGCAGAAAGGGAACAGAAAAAATCGTCAGCTGACGATTGAAGTACTGCCACAGAAAAAAGTTATCTTCCAGGTAAGTGGAAAATGCAACTGTGAACCGAGTGAGACGGCGCGTGAGATCCTCAAATGCTGGGCGGATCAGGAAAGTCTGACCTTCAATGAGTCGATTTAA
- a CDS encoding DUF6193 family natural product biosynthesis protein: MTDQHYPELTATDSLASLLCQKLGETDIMLRVVPYQESIENPAVHPDEQSVLLKYSRWNVTFENTLRSIYLTCAEDRRLFTCHCSEYEIPRARLQTSRLEEVAHLFRLWVLEQMDSAELAHARGIGSVQVFPRISAHKVVDERWARYDAHLADDPVGLNLFDFYQAAKATPELRQLFPFTSMWNFCFSRCTHYPFTRDCPHVRAKQKFKSHAVIPGYYEVFLRERYLGEGPAVIAARIVVRYLPRGCGPARLCTETNFQHFSEPL; the protein is encoded by the coding sequence ATGACAGATCAGCATTACCCCGAACTGACGGCCACCGACAGCCTGGCCTCGCTCCTGTGTCAGAAACTGGGCGAGACAGACATCATGCTGCGCGTCGTTCCCTACCAGGAAAGCATAGAAAATCCCGCAGTACACCCCGATGAACAGAGCGTTTTGCTCAAGTATTCCCGTTGGAACGTCACTTTCGAAAACACATTACGCTCGATCTATCTGACCTGCGCTGAAGACAGGCGCTTATTTACCTGTCATTGCAGCGAATACGAAATCCCCAGGGCACGACTGCAGACATCGCGTCTCGAAGAAGTGGCTCATCTGTTCCGGCTCTGGGTGCTGGAACAGATGGATTCTGCAGAGCTGGCACATGCACGGGGCATCGGTTCGGTGCAGGTCTTTCCCCGCATCTCGGCACACAAAGTCGTCGATGAGCGATGGGCCAGATATGATGCGCATCTCGCTGATGATCCCGTCGGCCTGAATCTGTTTGATTTTTATCAGGCCGCAAAAGCCACTCCGGAGTTACGACAACTCTTCCCCTTTACCAGCATGTGGAACTTCTGTTTCAGCCGCTGCACACATTACCCGTTCACTCGGGATTGTCCGCACGTCAGAGCCAAACAGAAATTCAAGTCTCATGCAGTGATCCCGGGTTACTACGAGGTATTTCTACGGGAACGCTATCTGGGAGAAGGTCCTGCGGTAATCGCAGCGCGAATTGTCGTACGCTATCTGCCGCGTGGCTGTGGCCCGGCTCGGTTATGCACCGAAACGAACTTTCAACATTTCAGCGAACCTCTCTGA
- a CDS encoding RNA ligase family protein — protein sequence MGSSHDQFVKYPRTPHLFGSTGTADDKRLSEQASLQFIADPSLIVEEKIDGTNVGLHFSPTGELVLQCRGHLINEGMHPQYDLFKQWAMVKRPVLEQMLEDRFILFGEWVYARHSIHYRSLPHYFFEFDIYDKVQQVFLSLARRLELLAGTGIETVPVIHTGPLARKDLETLIGQSAFDSAFENPLTNNTDNLMEGVYLRTEAGEAVTGRSKFVRPEFVEKIKLSSHWQHQAMVPNLLSKQADIWS from the coding sequence ATGGGCAGTTCCCACGATCAATTTGTTAAATATCCGCGGACACCTCATCTGTTCGGCTCTACGGGGACGGCAGACGACAAACGGCTCAGCGAACAGGCTTCGCTGCAGTTCATTGCCGATCCGTCTCTCATCGTGGAGGAAAAGATTGACGGCACCAACGTCGGACTCCATTTCTCTCCCACGGGAGAACTCGTTCTGCAGTGTCGGGGGCACCTGATTAACGAAGGCATGCACCCGCAGTACGATCTGTTCAAGCAATGGGCCATGGTCAAACGGCCGGTCCTGGAACAGATGCTGGAAGACCGGTTCATCCTGTTCGGCGAATGGGTCTATGCCCGGCACTCGATTCATTATCGCAGCCTGCCGCACTACTTCTTTGAATTTGACATTTACGATAAAGTACAACAGGTCTTTCTCAGCCTCGCCCGTCGACTGGAACTGCTCGCAGGCACCGGCATTGAAACGGTACCCGTGATCCACACCGGCCCCCTGGCACGCAAAGACCTGGAGACGCTGATTGGCCAGTCCGCATTTGACAGCGCCTTTGAAAATCCACTTACGAACAACACGGACAACCTGATGGAAGGCGTTTACCTCCGCACCGAAGCGGGCGAAGCCGTCACCGGCAGGTCCAAGTTTGTCCGTCCCGAATTTGTAGAAAAAATCAAACTGAGCAGCCACTGGCAACACCAGGCCATGGTCCCCAACCTGCTCTCCAAACAGGCAGATATCTGGTCATGA
- a CDS encoding tRNA(His) guanylyltransferase Thg1 family protein — translation MNFDELDQKMRVYETAADTCVLPDMYMIARLDGRGFTRLTKEVCAFERPFDAQFRDLMVRTVKALMTCGFRIVYAFTESDEISLLFDRQEQLFGRKLRKLNSVLAGEASAQFSLQLGQVATFDCRISQLPNRDRVIDYFRWRSADAARNALNAHCYWCLRKEGRDARQATQQLSGLTFGQKNELLFQRGINFNDLPAWQKQGIAVYWEGYDKPAINPVTGEAVVALRRRMTVNNQLPCKTEYTDFLTQLLNAC, via the coding sequence ATGAACTTTGATGAACTGGATCAGAAGATGCGGGTTTATGAAACCGCTGCAGACACCTGCGTCCTGCCCGACATGTATATGATCGCCCGGCTGGATGGACGCGGATTTACCCGGCTCACCAAAGAAGTCTGCGCATTTGAACGTCCCTTTGATGCGCAATTTCGGGATCTAATGGTCCGGACAGTGAAAGCACTGATGACTTGTGGCTTCCGCATCGTCTATGCCTTCACCGAAAGCGACGAAATCTCGCTGCTCTTTGATCGCCAAGAGCAACTGTTCGGACGGAAACTCCGCAAACTGAACTCCGTGCTGGCCGGGGAAGCCAGCGCACAGTTCTCACTGCAACTGGGACAGGTCGCCACGTTTGACTGCCGGATTTCACAGCTTCCCAACCGAGACCGGGTGATTGACTATTTCCGCTGGCGCAGTGCCGATGCGGCACGCAATGCCCTGAACGCTCACTGTTACTGGTGCCTCCGCAAAGAGGGACGAGACGCCCGACAGGCCACTCAACAGCTATCCGGCCTGACCTTCGGCCAGAAGAACGAACTTCTGTTCCAGCGGGGCATCAACTTCAATGATCTGCCCGCCTGGCAGAAACAGGGGATCGCGGTCTACTGGGAAGGGTACGACAAACCGGCCATCAATCCCGTCACCGGAGAAGCAGTTGTCGCGCTCCGACGGCGGATGACCGTCAACAATCAGCTGCCATGTAAAACAGAATACACCGATTTTCTGACGCAATTGCTCAACGCTTGCTGA